The proteins below are encoded in one region of Longimicrobium sp.:
- the rplA gene encoding 50S ribosomal protein L1 has translation MPKHGKKFREAEKRVPQGSSFAPAEAVSLVKELSYAKFDETVEAAVRLGVDPRHADQIVRGAVVLPHGTGKTARVLVIAQGDKAREAEEAGADFVGTEYVQKIKDGWLDFDVVVATPDTMGQVGQLGRILGPRGLMPTPKAGTVTMDVGRAVREIKAGKIEFRVDRTGNVHVPIGKVSFEPEKLEENLNAFMDTVIRAKPAAAKGTYVRAVTVSSTMGPGVPVDANLFRRG, from the coding sequence ATGCCCAAGCACGGAAAGAAGTTCCGCGAGGCGGAGAAGCGTGTGCCCCAGGGGTCGAGCTTCGCACCGGCCGAGGCGGTGAGCCTGGTCAAGGAGCTCTCCTACGCCAAGTTCGACGAGACGGTGGAAGCCGCCGTCCGGCTCGGCGTGGACCCCCGGCACGCCGACCAGATCGTCCGCGGAGCGGTCGTCCTTCCCCACGGCACGGGGAAGACCGCGCGCGTGCTCGTGATCGCCCAGGGCGACAAGGCGCGCGAGGCGGAGGAAGCCGGTGCCGACTTCGTCGGCACCGAGTACGTCCAGAAGATCAAGGACGGGTGGCTCGACTTCGACGTCGTGGTCGCCACGCCGGACACGATGGGCCAGGTGGGCCAGCTGGGCCGCATCCTGGGCCCGCGCGGCCTCATGCCCACGCCCAAGGCGGGCACCGTCACCATGGACGTGGGCCGGGCCGTGCGCGAGATCAAGGCCGGCAAGATCGAGTTCCGCGTCGACCGGACGGGGAACGTGCACGTTCCGATCGGCAAGGTCTCCTTCGAGCCCGAGAAGCTGGAGGAGAACCTGAACGCCTTCATGGACACCGTGATCCGCGCCAAGCCGGCCGCCGCCAAGGGGACCTACGTCCGCGCGGTGACCGTCTCCAGCACCATGGGTCCGGGCGTGCCGGTCGACGCCAACCTCTTCCGCAGGGGCTAA
- the rplK gene encoding 50S ribosomal protein L11: MAKKVTGFIKLQVPAGAANPAPPVGPALGQHGVNIMEFCKQFNARTQGQPGMIIPVEITVYADRSFTFITKTPPAAVLLKKAAGLDKGSASSKKQKVGSVTRDQVRQIAETKMPDLNAADLDGAMRMIAGTARSMGIEVVD, encoded by the coding sequence ATGGCGAAGAAGGTCACCGGATTCATCAAGCTCCAGGTTCCCGCCGGCGCCGCCAATCCGGCGCCCCCCGTGGGCCCCGCGCTGGGCCAGCACGGCGTGAACATCATGGAGTTCTGCAAGCAGTTCAACGCGCGCACGCAGGGTCAGCCGGGGATGATCATCCCCGTCGAGATCACCGTGTACGCCGACCGCTCGTTCACCTTCATCACCAAGACCCCGCCCGCGGCGGTCCTGCTGAAGAAGGCGGCCGGGCTGGACAAGGGCTCGGCCTCGTCGAAGAAGCAGAAGGTGGGGAGCGTCACGCGCGACCAGGTCCGCCAGATCGCCGAGACCAAGATGCCCGACCTGAACGCGGCCGACCTCGACGGCGCCATGCGCATGATCGCCGGCACCGCGCGCTCGATGGGGATCGAGGTCGTCGACTGA